One Elephas maximus indicus isolate mEleMax1 chromosome X, mEleMax1 primary haplotype, whole genome shotgun sequence DNA segment encodes these proteins:
- the LOC126068617 gene encoding ferritin heavy chain-like, with protein MAHHFDGDDDVALENFPTYFLHQSHKEREHTERLQRLQNQHEGRIQLRDIRKPNLDDSGSGLNVMECTFRLEQSVNQSLLDLHQLATDKGDAQLCDFLESHFLHEQVKAIKELGDNVTNLHELGAPDTGLAKYLFYKFTLSDSDED; from the coding sequence ATGGCCCACCACTTCGACGGCGACGACGACGTAGCCCTGGAGAACTTCCCGACATATTTTCTGCACCAGTCGCACAAGGAGCGCGAGCACACggagaggctgcagaggctgCAGAACCAGCATGAGGGCCGCATCCAGCTCCGCGACATCAGGAAGCCCAACCTGGACGACTCGGGCAGCGGGCTCAACGTGATGGAGTGCACCTTCCGCCTGGAGCAGAGCGTCAACCAGAGTCTCCTGGACCTGCACCAGCTGGCCACCGACAAGGGCGACGCGCAGCTGTGTGACTTCCTGGAGAGTCACTTTCTGCATGAGCAGGTGAAGGCCATCAAGGAGCTGGGCGACAACGTGACCAACCTGCACGAGCTGGGGGCCCCGGACACCGGCCTGGCCAAGTACCTTTTCTACAAGTTTACCCTGAGCGACAGCGACGAGGACTGA